Proteins encoded in a region of the Dethiobacter alkaliphilus AHT 1 genome:
- a CDS encoding complex I subunit 5 family protein translates to MHLLPGITVIVPFIFAIFLLVFCRRNEAAMKVMALAGSVLSFLSSAVMLPALASGQTLGTGMHYMSFPLAISFQADGISIFFAVIFSFCFMLAFIYSFGYLGHGHGKLRYYVLMLCSQGSILGVVMAYSLFGLFLFFELMAIISYVLVIHEEDDKAMYAGSKYLFMTIVAGLAIFFGLAVTYFLGGRLDFVAGGYIEASPLVGYALFAFLIGFGLKAGMFPLHIWLPDAHPAAPAAVSALLSGCMIKTGAYGFIRLIHYVFTVEAVQSIGFDTILLWLSVITILLGSALALQQDQLKRRLAYSSVAQIGYVLLGIAMLSEQALMGALFHIFSHALMKGALFLCAGAIMVQTGKKYISEMRGIGYEMPVTMLAFTLAAVTMVGIPPFNAFISKWHLAMASLDSGQTFLVAVLIVSSLLNALYYFPIVVNAFFARDVMEPGSKKRHWLRDEVPAGMVWSTALLAVLCVAFAFIQPHWPVVFAAKISAVIF, encoded by the coding sequence TTGCATTTATTGCCGGGAATTACTGTTATAGTGCCGTTTATCTTTGCCATATTCCTGCTTGTTTTCTGCCGACGAAATGAAGCTGCCATGAAAGTGATGGCCCTTGCCGGTTCCGTTCTTTCATTTCTGTCCAGTGCGGTCATGCTCCCCGCATTGGCAAGCGGGCAGACATTGGGAACCGGTATGCATTATATGTCATTTCCCCTGGCCATATCATTTCAGGCCGATGGGATCAGCATTTTCTTTGCCGTTATCTTTTCCTTTTGTTTTATGTTGGCGTTTATCTATTCCTTTGGTTACCTTGGCCATGGGCACGGAAAGCTGCGCTACTATGTGCTGATGTTGTGTTCCCAGGGTTCCATTCTGGGGGTGGTAATGGCCTATTCCCTGTTTGGGCTCTTTCTCTTCTTTGAGTTGATGGCCATCATCTCCTACGTACTTGTCATCCATGAAGAGGATGATAAGGCCATGTATGCCGGCTCCAAATATCTGTTTATGACCATCGTAGCCGGCTTGGCCATTTTCTTTGGCCTGGCAGTGACCTACTTTTTAGGCGGCCGGCTGGATTTTGTCGCCGGAGGATATATTGAAGCTTCACCTCTTGTAGGCTACGCCTTATTTGCTTTTTTGATAGGCTTTGGGCTTAAGGCCGGGATGTTTCCTCTTCATATCTGGCTGCCCGATGCACACCCTGCCGCTCCCGCTGCGGTAAGCGCCCTATTATCCGGCTGCATGATCAAAACCGGCGCTTACGGATTCATCCGGTTGATACATTATGTGTTCACTGTGGAGGCGGTGCAAAGCATCGGCTTTGATACCATCCTGCTTTGGCTTTCTGTAATAACTATTCTGTTAGGCTCGGCGTTGGCACTGCAGCAGGACCAATTAAAAAGACGGTTGGCCTACTCCAGCGTGGCCCAGATTGGTTATGTGCTGCTGGGAATTGCCATGCTTTCCGAACAGGCCCTGATGGGGGCACTGTTTCATATTTTCTCCCATGCGCTGATGAAAGGAGCCCTCTTTCTCTGCGCCGGGGCCATTATGGTGCAGACCGGCAAAAAGTATATCAGTGAAATGCGGGGAATTGGCTATGAAATGCCGGTGACCATGCTGGCCTTTACTCTGGCGGCGGTTACAATGGTGGGAATCCCCCCGTTTAATGCCTTTATCAGTAAATGGCACCTGGCCATGGCGTCGTTGGATAGCGGCCAGACATTCCTGGTAGCAGTGTTGATTGTCAGCAGTCTGCTAAACGCCCTGTACTATTTTCCCATCGTGGTTAATGCTTTCTTCGCCCGGGACGTGATGGAGCCGGGCAGCAAAAAAAGGCACTGGCTGCGAGATGAGGTGCCTGCCGGGATGGTGTGGTCCACAGCACTTTTGGCAGTACTCTGTGTAGCCTTTGCCTTTATACAACCCCACTGGCCGGTGGTATTTGCCGCCAAAATTTCAGCGGTAATCTTTTAA
- a CDS encoding complex I subunit 5 family protein, translating into MFSAASVPQESAAIPSFLPVILILLPVAGVVARGLISQSTGHSAGLFNRYRVRKADLFSSEFVVAIIFIGLWLYTVLGQRSFTAAVPLTGTLPGSELLSDITPLLVVLLPFAGALISGLIGRSNKDIRDCVATCTAFLTCVLAISMYPMVAAGEVSYALPEFMGLGLLFRVDFFGFVFAVMASFIWFLATFYSGEYMRHEHASTRYYVFLLLSLGGTLGVFLAGDFLSLFLFFEAMTLFSYVLVVHAQSEEAMAAGRNYLYMGIFGGLCLLVAIMMVTMHAGTTAIAPGLESLADMGTMGYVAAALFFIGFGIKAGAAPLHIWLPQAHPVAPTPASALLSGIMIKTGAYGIIRVFTLLYTPAQGESPLWYTTEQFGYALIWFGMVTMFTAAVLALVQRHAKRVLAYSSVSQMGYILMGIGAAAYLGFDGAIGFAGWAYHILNHAFFKSAMFLMVGAIYLRTHSLDYSKVGGLWRRFPVTAAAFLVAGAAIAGVPGFNGYVSKTLLHHAIVDAWQAQGVTSLWYAEKIFTITGGLTVCYIARLFYSLFLGPARDGTHKYARETFLERTIFAGFAAFLLYGGLAYSNVIERVILPMSSGFVYNDYYLNYVAKTGVWNVEDLSAIFISLGIGAVTFILLSRIDFALPLPQKLSVERLIYKPVLNFSVNMFMAVGRGIEFVTEGVLVGSVRPSVFLARLAGSADAGLLPRVGEAVLLGLTQMRESVYTYVVSMVHEVQVYTREAEWVAFFTMIKLDYNHRGDHLYKKLTLMNLDLCLFIIIVTLVIVFSLRFLTLMVP; encoded by the coding sequence GTGTTTAGTGCAGCGTCTGTCCCGCAAGAATCCGCGGCTATTCCCAGTTTTTTGCCGGTAATTTTAATCCTGCTGCCGGTGGCGGGAGTGGTGGCGCGGGGTCTGATCTCCCAGTCTACAGGACATAGCGCAGGCCTTTTTAACCGCTACCGCGTGAGAAAGGCGGATTTATTCAGCAGTGAGTTTGTGGTGGCCATAATTTTTATTGGTTTGTGGCTCTATACCGTTTTGGGCCAGAGGTCATTTACAGCGGCGGTGCCCCTAACCGGCACTTTGCCCGGCTCCGAACTGTTAAGTGATATTACCCCGCTTTTGGTGGTGCTGCTGCCCTTTGCCGGTGCCCTGATTTCCGGACTCATCGGCCGCTCTAATAAGGATATACGTGATTGTGTGGCAACCTGTACCGCTTTTTTAACCTGTGTGTTGGCCATTTCCATGTATCCAATGGTGGCCGCCGGTGAGGTTAGCTACGCATTACCGGAATTTATGGGCCTTGGCCTTTTGTTCCGGGTAGATTTTTTTGGGTTTGTCTTTGCCGTAATGGCTTCTTTCATCTGGTTTTTAGCTACCTTTTATTCCGGTGAATACATGCGCCATGAGCATGCTTCCACGCGCTACTATGTATTTTTGCTGCTGTCGCTTGGCGGAACACTGGGTGTATTTCTGGCCGGCGACTTCCTCAGTTTGTTCCTGTTTTTCGAAGCCATGACCCTGTTCTCGTATGTGTTGGTGGTTCACGCACAAAGCGAAGAGGCGATGGCTGCGGGGCGCAACTATCTTTACATGGGTATTTTCGGTGGGCTGTGTCTCTTGGTGGCCATCATGATGGTAACCATGCATGCCGGAACCACTGCCATTGCCCCGGGCCTTGAATCCCTGGCAGATATGGGTACCATGGGATATGTGGCGGCCGCACTGTTTTTTATCGGCTTTGGAATTAAAGCGGGGGCGGCGCCGCTGCATATCTGGTTGCCGCAAGCCCATCCGGTGGCACCCACCCCGGCCAGCGCATTGCTCTCAGGGATTATGATTAAAACCGGGGCATACGGCATTATCCGGGTATTTACCTTGTTGTATACTCCGGCGCAAGGGGAATCACCCCTGTGGTATACCACAGAACAGTTTGGCTATGCCTTGATCTGGTTTGGAATGGTCACCATGTTTACCGCAGCTGTCCTGGCCTTGGTACAGCGCCACGCCAAGCGGGTATTGGCATACAGCAGTGTGAGTCAAATGGGCTACATCCTGATGGGCATAGGAGCTGCGGCTTATCTGGGCTTTGACGGAGCCATAGGTTTTGCCGGTTGGGCGTATCATATCTTAAACCACGCCTTCTTCAAATCGGCCATGTTTTTAATGGTGGGTGCCATTTACCTGCGAACCCACAGCCTGGATTACAGTAAAGTAGGGGGGCTGTGGCGCAGATTTCCCGTCACCGCTGCGGCATTTTTGGTGGCAGGTGCCGCAATTGCCGGAGTGCCCGGTTTTAACGGGTATGTCAGTAAAACTTTGCTTCACCACGCCATTGTGGATGCCTGGCAGGCTCAGGGTGTTACTTCCCTGTGGTATGCAGAAAAGATTTTTACCATCACCGGTGGCCTCACCGTGTGCTATATTGCCCGGCTTTTTTACTCACTGTTTTTGGGCCCGGCCAGGGATGGAACTCATAAGTATGCCCGGGAAACGTTTTTGGAGCGCACCATTTTTGCCGGCTTTGCCGCTTTCCTGCTCTACGGCGGGCTGGCCTACAGCAATGTGATTGAACGGGTGATTCTGCCCATGAGCAGCGGTTTTGTCTATAACGATTATTACCTGAATTATGTGGCAAAAACCGGTGTCTGGAATGTGGAGGATTTGTCCGCCATTTTCATCTCCCTGGGTATAGGCGCCGTCACCTTTATCCTGCTGTCCCGCATTGATTTCGCGCTTCCCCTGCCGCAAAAGCTCAGTGTGGAACGGCTAATCTATAAGCCGGTTCTTAACTTTTCCGTTAACATGTTTATGGCGGTGGGAAGGGGGATTGAGTTCGTTACTGAAGGAGTGTTGGTGGGCAGTGTGCGGCCCAGTGTATTTCTGGCACGTTTAGCAGGCAGCGCTGATGCAGGCCTGTTGCCCCGGGTGGGAGAAGCTGTGCTGCTTGGCCTGACGCAAATGCGGGAGTCCGTTTATACGTATGTGGTGAGCATGGTGCACGAAGTGCAGGTATATACCCGGGAGGCGGAATGGGTGGCATTTTTCACCATGATTAAACTGGATTACAACCACCGGGGAGATCATCTGTATAAGAAGCTGACACTGATGAACCTGGACCTTTGCCTGTTTATCATCATTGTCACTTTAGTGATAGTTTTCAGTCTGCGCTTCTTAACCCTGATGGTTCCGTAA
- a CDS encoding DUF2889 domain-containing protein: protein MSLFRRNIEIDINPGTDGQLILITTLTDIYHDIRLTLQISSVTYEITEASLDMNRIPHPDCPAIEAKVTRLKGAQVGPGFTKQVLSVLGGEKGCPNLTNLVMLSAPLAMNAAAVLKQKEENLSEAEMDALWQKVLGGVCVAYPRQEGE, encoded by the coding sequence ATGAGCCTGTTTCGACGCAATATTGAAATCGATATTAATCCCGGCACTGATGGCCAATTAATTCTAATAACCACTCTTACCGATATTTATCATGATATCCGCCTGACTTTACAGATATCCAGTGTTACCTATGAGATTACGGAAGCATCTCTGGATATGAACCGCATTCCCCATCCGGACTGTCCTGCCATTGAAGCCAAGGTGACACGGCTTAAAGGAGCCCAGGTGGGGCCCGGTTTTACAAAACAGGTGCTTTCTGTTTTGGGTGGAGAAAAGGGATGCCCCAATCTGACAAATCTGGTGATGCTCTCAGCCCCGCTGGCCATGAATGCGGCAGCAGTGTTAAAGCAGAAAGAGGAAAATCTTTCAGAGGCAGAGATGGATGCCTTGTGGCAAAAGGTGTTGGGCGGTGTTTGTGTTGCCTATCCCAGGCAAGAGGGAGAGTAG
- a CDS encoding SulP family inorganic anion transporter has translation MAANNSPQKGPWIAEFSSTIKTDLPASLVTFLVALPLSLGIALASGAPLMAGVIAAVVGGIVVGALGGAPMQVSGPAAGLTVIIFGLVQQFGWEVTSAMTVSAGILQIILGKLGVAPLAMAISPAVLHGMLAAIGILIALSQAHVVLGAAPAGGGTENLLALPGSIINLDPATTVLGLLTIGILVFWPKIKLRRMQIIPGSLAAVVIATIVSLAFGMNIPRVELAGGNLFASISLPVLPTGNYTTFVAGIFVLTLVASAESLLCAVATDKLHTGPRCCLHKELMAQGAGNTISGLLGGLPITGVIVRSKASISAGAKTRASAILHGLWILIFVVLLPGLVTSIPLSVLAGLLVYTGIQLVNFHHVTELRRYQEMIVYLITVIAIVGINLLAGLGIGLAAALIRLLWKLTRMDIAIEKSGGAWHVTISGALTFAGIPKLTSRLADIPPSEEVKIHLALRYLDHAGCEALNSWQESYEKQGGRVQAAALEENWSSCQPGKGENSPLVACNVFEDIWTRNNGTVEEAMTQTKQEIGL, from the coding sequence TTGGCCGCTAATAATTCCCCGCAAAAGGGACCCTGGATAGCTGAATTTAGCAGCACAATAAAAACGGACCTACCGGCCTCCCTGGTCACATTCCTGGTGGCGCTTCCCCTATCCCTGGGCATAGCACTGGCCTCCGGCGCTCCATTGATGGCAGGTGTTATCGCCGCTGTTGTGGGTGGCATTGTGGTAGGCGCGCTGGGTGGTGCACCAATGCAGGTCAGCGGACCGGCCGCCGGGCTAACTGTAATTATTTTTGGTTTGGTTCAGCAATTTGGCTGGGAGGTAACCAGCGCTATGACTGTAAGTGCCGGGATACTGCAGATAATCCTGGGTAAATTGGGGGTTGCACCGCTGGCCATGGCCATCTCCCCGGCGGTACTTCACGGAATGCTGGCTGCCATCGGTATCCTCATTGCCCTTTCCCAGGCCCATGTGGTTCTGGGAGCAGCACCGGCGGGGGGAGGAACCGAGAACCTGCTGGCCCTCCCGGGATCCATAATTAACCTGGATCCGGCCACGACGGTTCTTGGCCTCCTTACCATAGGGATTCTGGTGTTTTGGCCGAAGATAAAGCTGAGGCGCATGCAGATTATCCCCGGTTCTCTGGCCGCTGTAGTTATTGCCACCATTGTCTCCCTGGCTTTTGGGATGAACATACCCAGGGTGGAGCTGGCCGGCGGCAATCTTTTTGCCTCCATTAGCCTACCGGTTTTGCCCACGGGAAATTACACAACATTTGTGGCAGGAATTTTCGTGCTTACCTTAGTAGCCAGTGCCGAATCCCTGCTTTGTGCAGTAGCCACCGATAAGCTTCATACCGGCCCTCGCTGCTGCCTGCATAAAGAACTAATGGCTCAGGGTGCCGGCAATACCATTTCCGGTTTGCTAGGAGGACTGCCTATTACCGGGGTTATTGTACGGAGTAAAGCAAGCATTTCTGCGGGAGCGAAAACAAGGGCTTCGGCAATCCTTCACGGATTATGGATTCTTATCTTTGTTGTATTGCTGCCCGGCCTGGTTACCAGTATTCCCCTGTCCGTCTTAGCAGGCCTTTTGGTGTACACCGGTATTCAGTTAGTTAACTTTCACCATGTAACCGAGCTGAGAAGGTATCAGGAAATGATTGTTTACCTGATAACCGTAATTGCCATAGTTGGTATAAATCTGCTGGCTGGGTTGGGCATCGGGCTTGCAGCGGCTTTAATCAGACTGCTTTGGAAACTTACCCGCATGGATATCGCCATTGAGAAGAGCGGGGGGGCATGGCATGTAACCATCTCCGGGGCACTCACTTTTGCAGGAATCCCCAAACTTACCTCCCGGCTTGCCGACATTCCTCCCTCTGAAGAAGTTAAAATACATCTTGCTTTGCGTTATCTGGACCATGCCGGCTGTGAAGCTCTTAATTCCTGGCAGGAAAGCTATGAAAAACAGGGCGGTCGTGTGCAAGCCGCCGCACTGGAGGAAAACTGGTCATCATGTCAGCCTGGTAAAGGAGAAAATTCTCCCTTGGTTGCCTGCAATGTCTTTGAAGACATCTGGACCCGCAATAACGGTACTGTAGAAGAAGCCATGACACAAACGAAGCAAGAAATTGGATTATAG